The Myxococcus virescens DNA segment CTCCGGACGGATTCTCAGCATGGCGGGCACGGAGGCTATCAACAGCAACAAAGCAGGAATAGATGTAATCGAAGCAAAATCAATGCCCTTGGAATGCCACCTCACGCTCGACACATCCTTCCCCTGCGCCGAGCAGCCCGTATGCTCGGGGCGTGAGGTGGATGCGTCAGGCAGGACAAGCGTGGGGCCCGAGGCCTTGGCGGACGGCACTCGCCAGTTCCGCCCGGTGGCCAACGAAGGAGCCTTCACGAGCGAGGCAGCGCCACCGAATCGTCGTGGCCCTGGCGCGTGTCTCCCGCGCCTTCGAGTTTCCCCGCACGATTCTGCACGTCGCGAAGTCCGCCAGTGGCCCCATCATCGTCAGCGAGGACGACGAGGGCCGCCGCTACCTCCAGTTCGGGTGGATTGGCGCATTCCAGAGCGCGATGTGGCCGGGCTTCCCGCTGCGCCTGGAGCTGGACTACACGCGAGCGGTGGCGGCGACGCTGGCCTTCGTGCCCGAGCCCTCGCGCCTGCTCGTCGTGGGACTGGGAGGCGGCACCATTCCCACCTTCCTCCGCGCGGTGCTCCCGCACGCGCACATCGACGCGGTGGAAATCCAGCCCCAGGTGCTGGACATGGCCCGGCGCTACTTCGACTTCCACGAGGACGAGGCCCTGCACGCCCATCTCACGGACGGACGGCGTTTCATCGAATCACCCGGGGCGCCGTATGACGTCATCATCCTGGATGCCTACGGCACGCGAAGCATCCCGCCGGCGCTGGCGACGCAGGAGTTCCTGCGGGCCACGCAGGCGAGGCTGACGCCGGACGGGGTGGTGGTGGGCAACGTGCTCCGGAAGTCGGGCCGGCCCGGCTCGCTGATGGACCCGCTGTGGCGGGCCAGCTTCCCGCAGCTCTACGCCTTCGACGTGCAGGCGTCGGACAACCGCATCCTCGTGGGGCTGCCCCATGCGCGCAGGCTCCTCCGTGCGCGATTGCTGGCACGCGCCGGGCAGCTCGCGCGCGAATGGGGCGTGCCCTTCAACCTCCGCGCACGGGTGGCCCGCCGCGTGAGCGTCAGCCGCACCCCTGCGAACAGCCACGGCTGACGCGCAGGTATCGACTGACGTCGAGTTGAAAGCGGCCCCCTGCCCCATACGGACAGGGGGCGGCACCACCGTGCCGTCGGGCAGCCTACTGGTCCGCACCGTCGTACGCGCGCTGCAAGCCCTGGATGTCGAGCTTCACCATGCCCAGCATGGCTTCCATCACCCGGCGCGCCTTCTCCGGGTCCTTGTCATTCAGCATCTTCCCCAACACGGACGGGACGATTTGCCAGGACAGGCCGAAGCGGTCCTTGAGCCAGCCACACTGCTGTGTCTGGCCTCCGCCCTCCAGGAGCTTCGACCACAGCTCATCCACCTCTTCCTGCGTCTGACAGTCCACGAACAGGGAGATGGCCTCGGTGAACTTGTAGTGAGGCCCGCCGTTCAGCGCCATGAACTGCTGTCCATGAAGCTGGAACGTGCCAGAGACGACCGGCGCGGTGTCCGAGTCCCCAGCGCGGTTGA contains these protein-coding regions:
- a CDS encoding spermidine synthase encodes the protein MALARVSRAFEFPRTILHVAKSASGPIIVSEDDEGRRYLQFGWIGAFQSAMWPGFPLRLELDYTRAVAATLAFVPEPSRLLVVGLGGGTIPTFLRAVLPHAHIDAVEIQPQVLDMARRYFDFHEDEALHAHLTDGRRFIESPGAPYDVIILDAYGTRSIPPALATQEFLRATQARLTPDGVVVGNVLRKSGRPGSLMDPLWRASFPQLYAFDVQASDNRILVGLPHARRLLRARLLARAGQLAREWGVPFNLRARVARRVSVSRTPANSHG
- a CDS encoding VOC family protein, translating into MQKITPFLWFDGNAEEAMKFYVSVFKKDAKILSLNRAGDSDTAPVVSGTFQLHGQQFMALNGGPHYKFTEAISLFVDCQTQEEVDELWSKLLEGGGQTQQCGWLKDRFGLSWQIVPSVLGKMLNDKDPEKARRVMEAMLGMVKLDIQGLQRAYDGADQ